A genomic stretch from uncultured Cohaesibacter sp. includes:
- a CDS encoding Tex family protein has product MKLIEEMSIPSLIAAEIGCQAKQVIAAVELIDNGDTIPFIARYRKEVTGGLDDIQLRKLDERLLYLREFSKRREAVKKAIEAQGKLTDDILARLGKATTKAELEDIHAPFRIKVKTRAQKAIDNGLLTLAEAILAQADRAPEDLALPFIGEKVADVKAALDGVRDILSERFSQHPDTAARIRPVVKRSARLKASVVAGKEEEGRKFADYFDHTENWAKAPGHRVLAMLRGQDAEFLSIDIEFDDEAVAYSKSAIVNDNKVPHGNAFLDKVVDWTWKVKFTTRLVLEMTSEMRERAEKEAIDVFVTNLKALLMAAPAGMKATMGLDPGIRTGVKVAVVDATGKLLATSTVYPYAPRNDVRGTMAELGALIKKFGVELIAIGNGTASRETDALVGELLSGMEGKKPTKVVVSEAGASVYSASEFASREFPELDVSLRGAVSIARRLQDPLAELVKIDPKSIGVGQYQHDVDQTRLARALAGAVEDVVNAVGVDVNTASPALLSYVAGVGPSLAETIVNYRDTNGIFTKRSELKSVPRLGPRAFSQCAGFLRVIGGTEPLDASAVHPEAYKVARKIVADCGRDLRDIMGDANSLKNVDPEKFITGEFGIPTIKDILEELRKPGRDPRPQFKTATFKEGINEISDLLPGMRLEGTVTNVAAFGAFVDIGVHQDGLVHISQLSDSFVTDPSKVVKAGLVVKVVVTSVDEKAKRIGLSMKSAPEIGEPVRGKKPVPKPRGKGPAKRQDKGDGMGQLGEALAKAFRK; this is encoded by the coding sequence ATGAAATTGATCGAAGAAATGTCCATACCATCTCTGATTGCTGCTGAAATCGGCTGTCAGGCAAAACAGGTCATCGCGGCTGTCGAGCTCATAGATAATGGTGACACCATTCCATTCATTGCCCGCTATCGAAAAGAAGTGACGGGTGGGCTTGATGATATCCAGTTGCGCAAGCTCGATGAACGGCTCCTTTATCTTCGTGAGTTTTCAAAACGACGCGAAGCAGTCAAGAAGGCGATCGAGGCACAAGGCAAGCTCACGGACGATATTCTCGCCCGACTTGGTAAGGCCACAACGAAGGCCGAGCTTGAAGACATCCACGCTCCTTTCCGCATCAAGGTGAAAACCAGAGCACAGAAAGCCATTGATAACGGCCTGCTTACCCTTGCTGAAGCCATTCTGGCTCAGGCTGACCGTGCCCCTGAAGATCTGGCGCTGCCCTTTATCGGTGAAAAGGTCGCAGATGTGAAAGCTGCTCTGGATGGTGTGCGTGATATATTGTCTGAACGGTTTTCCCAGCATCCCGATACTGCAGCCAGGATTCGCCCTGTCGTCAAACGGTCTGCCCGGCTGAAGGCCAGCGTTGTGGCTGGCAAGGAAGAGGAAGGACGCAAGTTCGCGGACTATTTTGATCATACGGAAAACTGGGCCAAAGCGCCCGGACATCGCGTTTTGGCGATGTTGCGTGGTCAGGATGCTGAATTTCTGTCCATTGATATTGAGTTTGACGACGAGGCGGTCGCCTATTCCAAATCTGCCATCGTCAATGACAATAAAGTACCGCACGGCAATGCTTTTCTTGACAAGGTTGTCGACTGGACATGGAAGGTGAAATTCACAACGCGGCTCGTGTTGGAAATGACATCCGAAATGCGCGAGAGGGCTGAGAAGGAAGCGATAGATGTCTTTGTCACCAATCTGAAGGCCCTGTTGATGGCAGCGCCTGCGGGGATGAAGGCAACCATGGGGCTCGATCCCGGTATCCGTACCGGCGTGAAGGTGGCTGTTGTGGATGCGACGGGAAAGCTTCTGGCGACCAGCACAGTCTACCCTTATGCGCCGCGTAACGATGTGCGCGGCACAATGGCTGAACTTGGCGCGCTCATCAAAAAATTTGGCGTGGAGCTCATTGCCATCGGCAACGGCACGGCATCGCGCGAAACGGATGCCTTGGTTGGTGAACTGCTCTCAGGGATGGAAGGCAAGAAGCCGACGAAAGTGGTCGTCAGTGAGGCTGGCGCATCGGTTTATTCTGCGTCTGAATTTGCTTCTCGCGAGTTCCCCGAGCTGGATGTGTCCTTGCGCGGAGCGGTGTCTATCGCACGTCGTTTACAGGATCCCCTCGCCGAGCTCGTCAAAATCGATCCCAAGTCTATCGGAGTCGGACAATATCAGCATGATGTGGATCAGACGCGTCTGGCAAGGGCACTGGCTGGCGCGGTGGAAGATGTCGTTAACGCGGTTGGCGTTGACGTCAATACTGCATCGCCTGCCCTACTATCCTATGTCGCTGGCGTTGGGCCTTCTCTTGCAGAGACCATCGTCAACTATCGCGATACAAACGGCATCTTCACAAAGCGGTCGGAATTGAAATCGGTCCCGCGTCTTGGTCCGCGTGCTTTCTCGCAATGCGCAGGTTTCTTGCGTGTGATCGGGGGCACAGAGCCGCTTGATGCATCTGCGGTCCATCCGGAAGCCTATAAGGTCGCCAGAAAGATTGTCGCAGATTGCGGTCGTGACCTTAGGGATATTATGGGCGACGCCAATAGTCTCAAGAATGTTGATCCTGAAAAATTTATTACCGGTGAGTTCGGCATTCCAACGATCAAGGACATTCTCGAAGAATTGCGCAAGCCGGGCCGCGATCCGCGCCCACAATTCAAGACGGCCACCTTCAAGGAAGGCATCAATGAGATTTCCGATTTGCTCCCTGGAATGAGACTTGAGGGAACCGTGACCAATGTTGCTGCTTTTGGCGCCTTCGTGGATATCGGAGTCCATCAGGATGGGCTGGTGCATATCTCGCAACTCTCCGACAGCTTTGTGACTGACCCTTCTAAGGTCGTCAAGGCGGGGCTGGTCGTCAAGGTCGTGGTCACATCAGTTGATGAAAAGGCCAAGCGTATTGGCCTGTCCATGAAGTCGGCACCAGAAATCGGAGAGCCGGTTCGCGGCAAGAAACCTGTGCCCAAACCGCGAGGAAAAGGGCCTGCAAAGCGTCAAGATAAAGGCGATGGCATGGGGCAATTGGGTGAGGCGCTCGCCAAAGCGTTTCGCAAATAG
- a CDS encoding SDR family oxidoreductase has protein sequence MTRTVWITGAGSGIGAAMALAFAKAGDRVALTGRNEDKLQEVARCLSTDVDHLVLPGDVADREGMVLAAEKIANWGEGLHVLCNNAGLNVPKRSWAELDWPSWDKVIEVNITGALNAIAACLPIMRAQKDGVLIHTSSWAGRYHYSVGGVAYGASKHALSDISASLNDEEGKNGIRSTALCPAEVATPLLKKRPNFDESTMAGMIQPEDMAKTALFVADMQPGVALHEIVLAPVRK, from the coding sequence ATGACGAGAACCGTATGGATTACCGGTGCTGGCTCCGGTATTGGCGCTGCGATGGCCCTTGCCTTTGCAAAGGCTGGCGATCGGGTTGCTCTTACCGGGCGGAATGAAGACAAGCTGCAAGAGGTGGCCCGCTGCCTGTCTACCGATGTTGATCATCTGGTTCTGCCCGGCGATGTGGCTGATCGTGAGGGCATGGTCCTGGCCGCCGAAAAGATCGCTAACTGGGGAGAGGGGCTGCATGTGTTGTGCAACAATGCGGGCCTCAATGTTCCCAAACGCTCGTGGGCCGAGCTGGACTGGCCGAGTTGGGACAAGGTGATTGAGGTGAATATCACCGGCGCTTTGAATGCCATTGCCGCCTGCCTGCCGATCATGCGGGCGCAAAAAGATGGCGTGTTGATCCATACATCAAGTTGGGCCGGTCGCTATCATTATTCAGTGGGTGGGGTGGCCTATGGCGCTTCCAAGCATGCCCTTTCGGACATTTCCGCCAGCCTGAATGATGAGGAGGGCAAAAATGGTATCCGCTCTACGGCTCTATGTCCTGCCGAAGTGGCGACCCCTCTGCTCAAAAAGCGACCCAATTTTGATGAAAGCACGATGGCTGGCATGATCCAGCCGGAGGATATGGCAAAGACAGCCCTGTTCGTTGCTGATATGCAGCCCGGCGTGGCACTGCATGAAATCGTGCTAGCGCCGGTACGCAAATAG
- a CDS encoding DUF4865 family protein: MIAMQYSFTLPADYDMTRIDERIAAKGHMLDGFPHLKFKAYLSAKRKDAAYTSRHNLYAPFYIWNEADGASAFLSNQGFEAVTDSFGRPNLDIWLPLSHSETDNITKSQFATRQIAPIAPIAPNASIADLRAKMKNAISDARKRGATATFAGFDPQTWRHIFFAMWPILPTHLDENNQIYHIGYIAQ, from the coding sequence ATGATCGCAATGCAATATAGCTTTACCTTGCCCGCCGACTACGACATGACGCGCATTGACGAGAGGATCGCAGCCAAAGGCCATATGCTTGACGGGTTTCCGCATCTGAAATTCAAGGCCTATCTATCCGCCAAGCGGAAGGATGCAGCCTATACCAGCCGACACAATCTCTATGCACCATTCTACATTTGGAATGAGGCTGACGGGGCCAGTGCATTTCTTTCCAATCAGGGCTTTGAAGCGGTAACAGACAGCTTTGGTAGACCCAATCTGGATATCTGGCTTCCTCTTTCCCATAGCGAAACGGACAATATAACTAAGAGCCAATTCGCCACCCGCCAGATCGCGCCCATTGCGCCCATTGCGCCGAATGCCAGCATCGCCGATTTGCGTGCAAAGATGAAAAATGCCATCAGTGACGCCCGCAAAAGAGGAGCGACGGCAACATTTGCGGGCTTTGACCCTCAAACCTGGCGCCACATATTTTTTGCGATGTGGCCAATCCTGCCAACTCATCTTGATGAGAACAACCAAATCTACCACATCGGATATATCGCGCAGTAA
- a CDS encoding LysR substrate-binding domain-containing protein: MVMQKINLDMAALRTFVTGIEAGSFAIAADRLGRSTSAVSAQLKKLESQIGSPLTRKSGRGLALTDTGEQLLSYGRRLIELNDEAISTLFDPDLEGWVRVGLQEDFGERLLPNMLNLFAQAYPKVRIEGRIARNRELQEKVANGQLDLALAWNDGALGPNSEKLADIPLCWLASENGRRLLEQTAGSFVPLVALDMPCLMRAIACDSLDRQATAWRVAFESTSLAGIWAATDAGLGVALRSEIGRPANVHPLRPKEHGLPQLPSLGVALHYSSHAPNLVTQHFATILKKEIEEAVASISAPEPAS, from the coding sequence ATGGTTATGCAGAAAATCAATCTGGATATGGCAGCTCTGCGCACATTTGTGACAGGCATTGAAGCTGGTTCTTTTGCAATTGCCGCCGATCGCTTGGGGCGTTCGACCTCCGCTGTCAGTGCGCAACTGAAAAAACTGGAAAGTCAGATCGGCAGCCCCCTGACCCGGAAGTCCGGAAGGGGTCTTGCGCTGACCGATACAGGAGAGCAGCTTTTGTCCTATGGGCGCAGGCTGATCGAACTGAATGACGAAGCCATCAGCACCTTGTTCGACCCTGATCTTGAAGGGTGGGTTCGGGTTGGCTTGCAAGAAGATTTCGGGGAAAGGCTGCTCCCCAATATGCTGAATCTGTTTGCTCAGGCTTATCCAAAGGTTCGCATTGAGGGGCGCATTGCACGCAACAGGGAACTGCAGGAAAAGGTTGCAAACGGGCAACTTGATCTTGCCCTGGCCTGGAATGACGGAGCGTTGGGTCCCAATTCCGAGAAACTTGCCGATATCCCGCTTTGCTGGCTGGCAAGTGAGAATGGCAGGCGCCTTTTGGAGCAGACTGCAGGGTCTTTTGTGCCCTTGGTTGCGCTTGATATGCCCTGTTTGATGCGCGCTATTGCGTGTGATAGTCTGGACCGACAGGCTACAGCCTGGCGCGTTGCGTTTGAAAGCACCAGTCTTGCAGGCATTTGGGCGGCAACCGATGCGGGGTTGGGGGTTGCGTTGCGAAGCGAGATCGGGCGGCCTGCCAATGTGCATCCCCTTCGGCCCAAGGAGCATGGCCTGCCGCAGTTGCCATCTCTGGGGGTGGCCTTGCACTATTCCAGTCATGCGCCAAACCTTGTCACCCAGCATTTTGCGACAATTCTGAAAAAGGAAATAGAGGAAGCGGTTGCTTCCATATCTGCACCAGAACCGGCTTCGTAA
- a CDS encoding mannose-1-phosphate guanylyltransferase/mannose-6-phosphate isomerase, translating to MITPVLLCGGSGTRLWPLSRKSYPKQFVPLIGEETLFQASAKRLSGEGYGKPVIVTNADFRFIVPEQLLEVGIDPGAILIEPDRRNTAPAVLAAALYLAEQDPDALMLVAPSDHVVPDAAAFRAVVKIGEAAAKDGKLVTFGIEPTHPETGYGYLELSDCLGEDKARVVSLERFVEKPDLPDAEKMVASGKFLWNAGIFLFSAKAIIEAFSQYAPNLMEPIEQSVRGAAPDLGFLRLDPESWARAEDISIDYAVMERADNLAVVPFSAGWSDLGDWGAVWKESEQDDKGVALSGNATAIDCSNSLLRSEADGLEIVGVGLNNVLAVAMPDAVLIADASRTQDIRKAVDALKAKKVRQAEAFPLDHRPWGWFESLVVGGRFQVKRIVVKPGAALSLQSHHHRAEHWIVVEGTAKVTIGQEIKLLTENQSVYIPLGETHRLENPGKVNMVLIEVQTGSYLGEDDIVRYEDIYSRD from the coding sequence ATGATTACTCCGGTTTTGTTATGTGGTGGGTCAGGTACACGCCTTTGGCCTCTTTCGCGCAAAAGCTATCCCAAGCAGTTTGTGCCCCTGATCGGAGAAGAGACCCTGTTTCAGGCATCGGCCAAGCGATTGTCCGGAGAGGGCTATGGCAAACCGGTCATCGTGACCAACGCCGATTTTCGTTTTATCGTGCCTGAGCAGCTGCTTGAGGTCGGTATCGACCCGGGCGCTATTCTGATCGAGCCGGATCGCCGCAATACCGCACCTGCCGTTTTGGCAGCGGCTTTGTATCTGGCTGAACAAGACCCTGATGCGTTGATGCTGGTGGCGCCTTCTGATCATGTGGTCCCGGATGCCGCTGCATTCCGTGCTGTGGTCAAGATTGGCGAAGCGGCAGCCAAAGATGGCAAGCTTGTTACCTTCGGTATTGAGCCAACCCATCCGGAAACTGGCTATGGCTATCTTGAACTCTCCGATTGTCTGGGGGAGGACAAGGCAAGGGTCGTGAGCCTTGAACGCTTTGTTGAAAAGCCGGATTTGCCTGATGCGGAAAAGATGGTTGCTTCGGGGAAATTCCTCTGGAATGCGGGTATCTTCCTTTTCTCTGCCAAAGCGATCATCGAGGCTTTCAGCCAATATGCGCCCAATTTGATGGAGCCGATTGAACAATCCGTGCGCGGCGCTGCGCCGGATCTGGGATTTTTGCGTCTTGATCCGGAAAGCTGGGCGCGTGCGGAAGATATATCGATTGATTATGCGGTGATGGAACGGGCGGACAATCTGGCGGTCGTGCCTTTCTCTGCTGGCTGGTCCGATCTTGGTGATTGGGGAGCCGTCTGGAAAGAAAGCGAACAGGACGATAAGGGCGTGGCTCTATCGGGCAATGCGACCGCGATTGACTGCTCAAACTCTCTGCTTCGTTCAGAGGCTGACGGGCTTGAGATTGTCGGCGTCGGGCTCAACAATGTGTTGGCCGTTGCAATGCCGGATGCCGTTCTTATTGCCGATGCAAGTCGGACGCAGGATATTCGCAAAGCCGTGGACGCGCTCAAAGCGAAGAAGGTACGGCAGGCAGAGGCCTTCCCGTTGGATCATCGTCCTTGGGGCTGGTTTGAAAGTCTGGTTGTCGGCGGACGGTTTCAGGTCAAGCGCATTGTGGTCAAGCCCGGAGCCGCCCTGTCCTTGCAATCGCATCATCATCGGGCCGAGCACTGGATTGTCGTTGAAGGAACCGCGAAGGTGACCATCGGTCAGGAAATCAAGCTTCTGACGGAGAATCAGTCGGTTTATATTCCCCTTGGGGAAACGCATCGTCTGGAAAATCCGGGTAAGGTGAATATGGTGCTGATCGAGGTGCAAACCGGTTCCTATCTTGGCGAGGATGATATTGTTCGCTATGAGGATATCTATTCAAGAGATTAG
- a CDS encoding phosphomannomutase — translation MDVKFGTSGLRGLSSELVGLPTALYMTAYCRFLEERGIARIGDTILVGQDLRPSSPQIAALCFGAIKSCGFVPIDCGVLPTPALALSAMAQHVASVMITGSHIPADRNGIKFYVPSGEITKQDELAIVRWAEKLSGSVEQKKGQAESDDGAAIAAFLQRAADLLPEGALEGRKIGVYQHSTTCRSMLVSCLEGYGAKVVPLGWSDDFIPVDTEAVSSETVALLQGWAKEYGLDAVVSADGDADRPLVADETGLPLRGDLVGLVTSDFLGAEVAVTPITSNSGIEKSGSFEVVRTKVGSPYVIAGMMEALSQGKTNIVGFEANGGYLTATAIVSAGHSLAALPTRDCFLPILATLHSAFSAQKPLSRLVAEYALPYADADRIKNYAQERSSALMAYLRKGDDNLEQFFSSIGAVDSKSNIDGLRVLLKNGEMVHFRPSGNAPEMRCYVEAENEAAAKVLLKKGLGLLDSFKG, via the coding sequence ATGGATGTGAAATTTGGGACAAGCGGTCTGCGCGGGCTTTCAAGCGAATTGGTCGGGCTTCCAACTGCCCTTTATATGACAGCTTATTGTCGCTTTCTGGAAGAGCGGGGAATTGCCCGGATAGGGGATACCATTCTGGTGGGGCAGGATTTGCGTCCTTCCAGCCCGCAGATTGCGGCACTTTGCTTTGGGGCCATCAAGTCTTGCGGCTTTGTGCCGATTGATTGTGGTGTTCTGCCAACCCCGGCGCTGGCGCTCTCGGCGATGGCGCAGCATGTCGCTTCGGTGATGATTACCGGCTCCCATATTCCGGCAGACCGCAATGGAATCAAATTCTATGTACCCTCTGGCGAGATCACCAAGCAAGACGAGCTGGCGATTGTTCGGTGGGCGGAAAAGCTGAGCGGCTCTGTTGAGCAGAAAAAAGGGCAAGCTGAAAGCGATGATGGCGCAGCGATTGCAGCCTTTTTGCAGCGAGCGGCCGATCTCTTGCCCGAGGGAGCGCTTGAGGGTAGAAAAATCGGTGTCTATCAACATTCCACGACCTGCCGCTCCATGTTGGTTTCATGCCTTGAGGGCTATGGCGCAAAGGTGGTTCCGCTGGGCTGGTCGGATGATTTCATTCCGGTGGATACGGAAGCCGTATCAAGCGAAACGGTCGCCTTGCTTCAAGGCTGGGCCAAAGAGTATGGCCTTGATGCTGTCGTCTCCGCTGATGGCGATGCGGATCGGCCATTGGTGGCCGATGAAACCGGCCTGCCGTTGCGCGGCGATCTTGTGGGTCTCGTAACCTCTGATTTTCTTGGCGCGGAGGTGGCGGTTACGCCCATAACCTCCAATTCTGGCATTGAAAAAAGCGGTTCCTTCGAAGTGGTTCGCACCAAAGTCGGCTCTCCATATGTGATCGCGGGTATGATGGAGGCTCTATCTCAGGGTAAAACCAATATCGTCGGGTTTGAGGCCAATGGTGGCTATTTGACGGCCACAGCCATTGTCTCTGCTGGGCACTCGCTTGCTGCTCTGCCGACGCGGGATTGTTTCCTCCCCATTCTCGCCACGCTGCATAGCGCCTTTAGCGCACAAAAGCCTCTGTCCAGACTGGTCGCTGAGTATGCTTTGCCTTATGCGGATGCCGACCGGATCAAGAATTATGCGCAGGAGCGAAGCTCTGCCCTGATGGCTTATTTACGAAAGGGCGACGACAATCTTGAGCAATTCTTTTCATCGATTGGTGCCGTGGATTCCAAAAGCAACATTGATGGCTTGCGTGTATTGCTCAAGAACGGCGAGATGGTTCACTTTCGTCCCTCGGGCAATGCGCCTGAAATGCGATGCTATGTGGAAGCGGAAAATGAAGCCGCAGCCAAGGTGCTCTTGAAAAAAGGGCTGGGGCTGCTGGACAGTTTCAAGGGCTGA
- a CDS encoding alpha-1,2-fucosyltransferase, which yields MGDYLRTMLGLWPLKPVSEPHFHYWPGFERLPKGILLSGYWQSVRYFAPLADQLADIIKLQPILNTCDQSLVSQLSSGNTVSVHIRRGDFLKNPEAMAVHGIVEADYYDRARQQLERTVKPDLYCVFSDAPEAAKDMLSHWDRTLFIEGNKQQQDLALMSCCKHNIIANSSFSWWGAMLNRNCDKQVFAPRNWFTPEALKRRSLADLFPEGWHTI from the coding sequence TTGGGCGATTATCTCAGAACAATGCTGGGGTTATGGCCGTTGAAGCCTGTGTCCGAGCCGCATTTTCACTATTGGCCGGGCTTTGAGCGCTTACCCAAGGGGATTCTGTTGTCAGGATATTGGCAAAGCGTGCGTTATTTTGCACCTCTTGCGGATCAGCTTGCCGATATTATCAAGCTGCAGCCCATTCTTAATACGTGTGATCAGTCTCTAGTGTCGCAATTGTCGAGCGGTAACACGGTGAGCGTGCACATTCGCCGTGGTGATTTTTTGAAAAATCCCGAGGCTATGGCTGTTCATGGTATTGTCGAGGCGGATTATTATGACCGGGCGCGGCAGCAGCTGGAGCGCACGGTCAAACCTGATCTTTACTGTGTCTTTTCCGATGCCCCTGAGGCGGCAAAAGACATGCTGTCCCACTGGGATCGCACCCTCTTCATTGAAGGGAATAAGCAGCAGCAGGATCTGGCGTTAATGAGTTGTTGCAAGCACAATATTATTGCCAATAGCAGCTTTAGTTGGTGGGGAGCTATGCTCAACCGCAATTGTGACAAACAGGTTTTTGCCCCGCGCAACTGGTTTACGCCTGAGGCTTTGAAACGCCGGTCTTTGGCCGATTTGTTCCCCGAAGGGTGGCATACAATCTAA
- a CDS encoding glycosyltransferase family 4 protein: MKVLNYLPRNMYFGPAKATSIDLCVHQQSVRSEHDILVVCDEIAQPFDDVALRMLSAGSRKQKLQQLKSIVAEFQPDLIVVQQHGPTAQNVAKLFRPIPVMLHRHNFEDVAKLSWFKKWRHQKRYEALQGLIFVSDTCRTSFLEQYPAIKTPLYTVFNGIDCSLWKADADKRNEILFIGRIEPQKNALPAAEAMAQFVSLRPDWSGCLVGAFSGPDAYVEKVKQVVAGCERLSLLDGLPHSAIKELLQETKISLICSERESFCLVAIESFAAGAGVVSTKNGALPETIGEAGVFLKSLSVEDITAGLVKMADEHQHFAALGHQQVQKFDLQQTVHSLDDVYRRTVG; this comes from the coding sequence ATGAAAGTTTTGAATTACTTGCCTCGCAACATGTATTTTGGACCGGCCAAGGCCACGTCCATTGATTTGTGCGTTCATCAGCAAAGCGTGAGAAGCGAGCATGATATTCTGGTGGTCTGCGATGAAATCGCGCAGCCCTTTGACGATGTGGCGCTGAGGATGCTTTCTGCTGGTAGCCGAAAGCAAAAGCTGCAACAGCTAAAATCCATCGTGGCCGAGTTTCAACCTGATCTGATCGTGGTTCAACAGCATGGCCCTACAGCGCAAAATGTCGCAAAGCTCTTTCGACCAATCCCGGTTATGCTGCATCGGCATAATTTTGAAGATGTAGCAAAACTTTCCTGGTTCAAAAAGTGGCGCCATCAGAAGCGATATGAAGCCTTGCAGGGGCTCATTTTCGTATCAGACACCTGTCGAACGAGCTTTCTGGAGCAATATCCGGCCATTAAAACGCCGCTCTATACGGTCTTTAACGGGATTGACTGTTCGCTCTGGAAGGCGGATGCAGACAAGAGAAACGAGATCCTTTTTATTGGACGTATCGAGCCACAGAAGAATGCTCTTCCGGCAGCTGAGGCGATGGCTCAGTTTGTATCACTGCGGCCAGATTGGTCTGGCTGTCTGGTTGGGGCTTTTAGCGGGCCTGATGCCTATGTTGAAAAGGTGAAGCAGGTTGTTGCCGGGTGCGAACGCCTCTCTTTACTGGATGGGTTGCCGCATAGCGCCATCAAGGAGCTATTGCAGGAGACCAAAATATCTCTCATTTGTTCGGAGCGAGAGAGCTTTTGCCTCGTCGCAATTGAATCCTTTGCGGCCGGAGCAGGTGTTGTCTCCACAAAAAATGGAGCCTTACCCGAAACCATCGGCGAGGCCGGTGTGTTTCTCAAAAGCCTCTCCGTTGAGGATATCACCGCAGGCTTGGTGAAAATGGCCGATGAGCATCAGCATTTTGCGGCTCTTGGGCATCAACAAGTCCAGAAGTTCGACTTGCAGCAGACCGTTCATAGTCTGGACGACGTATATCGCAGAACTGTCGGATAA
- a CDS encoding glycosyltransferase, protein MMEKAPEISVVLPVYNGEKYIEDALNSILTQDFTDFELLAINDGSIDGTQAILERLAEQDDRIRILSRDNDGLVSALNWGLEEARAPLIARMDADDISYPNRFSRQWQFLKDNPDIGLVFAQMNKIDAQGKSIGKVTNTRLSPQDVAAALSKGNCLPHHPTVMARRSEMLAAGGYREVFKGAEDLDLWYRMSKRTRLAGVADVLLDYRLHDGQVTQTSIVRQRFSQDLIILRAKELDAGRDDPSKGWDSVPAFDWDAGSPQLRDAPSDLVALFRYYHLIDCILTRKGIGALASEDLGALLEGLKSKSFFGSAKVRQVLAHHITQEAKRRRLRGLTLKAMLFALKTNPSRALRYGFKPF, encoded by the coding sequence ATGATGGAAAAAGCACCCGAAATATCAGTTGTCTTGCCGGTATATAATGGCGAGAAATATATTGAAGATGCGCTGAACAGTATATTGACGCAGGATTTTACTGATTTTGAGCTGTTGGCCATCAATGACGGATCGATTGATGGCACTCAGGCGATATTGGAGCGGCTGGCTGAGCAGGATGATCGCATCAGGATCCTCTCGCGCGACAATGACGGGCTTGTATCCGCTCTCAACTGGGGGCTAGAGGAAGCGCGTGCTCCTCTTATTGCCAGAATGGATGCGGATGATATCTCCTATCCCAATCGCTTTTCCCGGCAATGGCAATTTCTCAAGGATAATCCTGATATCGGGCTGGTCTTTGCCCAGATGAACAAGATTGATGCACAGGGCAAGTCCATAGGCAAAGTAACCAATACGCGCCTGTCGCCTCAGGATGTGGCAGCGGCGCTTAGCAAGGGCAATTGTTTGCCGCACCATCCCACTGTGATGGCCCGACGCTCTGAAATGCTGGCGGCTGGTGGCTATCGGGAGGTCTTCAAAGGGGCTGAGGATCTTGATCTCTGGTATCGCATGAGCAAAAGAACCCGGTTGGCCGGGGTGGCTGATGTGCTTCTGGATTACCGCCTGCATGATGGACAGGTCACCCAGACATCCATCGTGCGGCAGCGCTTCTCTCAGGATCTTATCATTCTGAGAGCCAAAGAATTGGATGCTGGTAGGGATGACCCTTCAAAGGGGTGGGATTCGGTGCCCGCATTTGATTGGGATGCAGGCTCGCCTCAGCTCCGGGATGCACCATCGGATTTGGTGGCACTCTTTCGCTATTATCATCTGATAGATTGCATCCTGACCCGCAAGGGCATAGGGGCGCTTGCCTCAGAGGATCTTGGCGCTTTGCTTGAAGGGTTGAAAAGTAAATCTTTCTTTGGCAGCGCCAAGGTACGGCAAGTGCTCGCCCATCATATCACGCAAGAAGCCAAACGGCGCAGGCTTCGCGGGTTGACGCTGAAGGCGATGCTTTTTGCCCTCAAGACCAACCCGTCCCGCGCTCTTCGGTATGGCTTCAAGCCGTTCTGA